A region of the Candidatus Uhrbacteria bacterium genome:
ATCGATCGGCACTTCTCGACGGACGTCTTGAATGACTTGATCGGTGACCTTTATGGAAACATGTCCGGAAAACGTGGTGATGAGCAGGCGCTCGATCCGGTGGAGGCGGGTTGTTGCCCCGCTTTTTTTTGTTGTCGATATTGGGACAGGGGCTGGAGCACGGCTGCGTACGGTCACGTTTACCTCCTTGTGAATGAGCAGCTAGAACCTAACATAAAATGGGATTTTGTCAATATATTATGCCAAGTTTTTGAGCGGTTTATAACTCATTCGGTGAATGGGGGATGCGCCAAGTTTCTTTAAGGCAACTTGATGCTGTTTTGTTCCGTAGCCTTTATGATCACGGAAGCCGTATCCGGGATGTTTTTGGTCGAGGCGCTCCATTTCCAGGTCTCGTTCAACCTTGGCAATGATCGAGGCGGCTGCGATGGATTTTACGAGTCGATCGCCACCAATAACGCGTTGGCAAGGAATAGAAAGTCCGGGAATCGTGAAGCCGTCGGAAAGGACGGCTTGGGGGTGAATGGAGAGCG
Encoded here:
- a CDS encoding ribonuclease HII, coding for MAKGFQILAGVDEAGCGCWAGPVYAAAVILPLDSRIGLIRDSKRLSLEQRERVIIDIKNKATAWAVGTASHQEIDELNIRQAAFLAMRRALESLSIHPQAVLSDGFTIPGLSIPCQRVIGGDRLVKSIAAASIIAKVERDLEMERLDQKHPGYGFRDHKGYGTKQHQVALKKLGASPIHRMSYKPLKNLA